From Erigeron canadensis isolate Cc75 chromosome 8, C_canadensis_v1, whole genome shotgun sequence, one genomic window encodes:
- the LOC122578248 gene encoding DNA (cytosine-5)-methyltransferase CMT3-like, translated as MAGTRTKRKSTATPKNTRSNKKTKVSEDKNPEASSSDAVADLDEVLTVVEEKVPAVVVENAPAAVEENIPAAVEENALASSSAGPSTEVKADEEEEESILIGDPVPDAEARKKWPHRYLSRKNSVWTGTMGIPKGNEAPKEIIQARRHYTEALVDGRVHFKLGDDGFVYAGDNEESYICRIIELFEGVDGDPYFRAQWFYRAKDTIIGECSDLIDAKRIFFSEVKDDNSLGCLLEKLRIVRVPLYADVDTKRALLANGDFYYDMMYLVPFSSYQNLPTDNETDGDESESTISSECNSNASVTEVSQIKESKRSEMTLLDLYSGCGAMSTGLCLGANMAAVNLITKWAVDFNQHACESLKLNHPETEVRNEPAEDFLQLLKVWNSLCRRFSLIGGDDLQPSSNPVRVENDVADDDDAQEDDEDEEVFEVDEILSICYGDPKKIKLPGLYFKIRWKGYGPEEDTWEPEDGLGDCEEKLKQFVQKGFANKILPVPGGVDVICGGPPCQGISGFNRFRNKEKPLEDEKNKQLLVYMDIVEFLKPRFALMENVVDIVKFAKGYLGRYSLGRLVSMNYQARVGLMTAGMYGLPQFRMRMFMWAAGPGEKLPQYPLPTHKVVSRGSSPVEFESNAVTYDDLSAVVLEKELFLEDAISDLPPVTNFEEKDEIPYRELPKTEFQKFIRLKKQEMPGFSGTIGVDSADHLLYDHLPYKCNDDDYQRVCQIPKKKGANFRDLAGVRVKSDNHVEFDPNVERVLLASGKPLVPDYAMTFVDGRSSKPFGRLWWDEIVPTVVTRAEPHNQAILHPVQDRVLTVRENARLQGFPDYYKLVGPIKERYMQVGNAVAVPVARALGYSLAMSCKGIAGEGPVFTLPKKFPNLETAASVPLIEENQ; from the exons ATGGCCGGAACACGAACCAAACGAAAATCAACCGCTACTCCCAAAAACACAAGATCAAATAAGAAAACTAAAGTATCAGAAGACAAAAATCCAGAAGCTTCTTCTTCCGATGCTGTTGCAGATCTGGATGAAGTTCTGACCGTCGTTGAGGAAAAGGTTCCGGCCGTCGTTGTGGAAAATGCTCCGGCGGCCGTTGAAGAAAATATTCCGGCGGCCGTTGAGGAAAATGCTCTGGCGTCAAGCTCTGCCGGACCATCTACGGAAGTCAAGGCAGATGAGGAGGAAGAAGAGAGTATATTGATCGGTGATCCCGTTCCTGATGCTGAAGCACGAAAGAAATGGCCGCATCGATATTTGTCAAGAAAA aattCAGTATGGACCGGAACTATGGGAATACCGAAAGG AAACGAGGCTCCGAAAGAAATCATTCAAGCAAGACGACACTACACTGAAGCACTTGTTGATGGACGTGTGCATTTTAAATTGGGAGATGATGGTTTTGTTTAT gcTGGAGATAATGAGGAAAGTTATATATGTAGAATTATTGAGTTGTTTGAAGGTGTGGATGGTGATCCGTACTTTCGTGCTCAATGGTTCTATAGGGCGAAGGACACG ATAATAGGCGAGTGTTCTGATCTTATTGATGCCAAACGCATCTTTTTTTCCGAAGTGAAAGATGATAATTCTCTAGGATGTCTTTTAGAGAAGCTTAGAATAGTCCGAGTGCCTTTATAT GCGGATGTTGATACTAAAAGGGCGTTGCTTGCAAATGGAGATTTCTATTATGATATGATGTATCTAGTTCCATTTTCTTCTTACCAAAATTTACCCACTG ATAATGAGACAGATGGAGATGAATCTGAGTCCACAATATCTTCAGAGTGCAATTCTAATGCGTCAGTTACTGAGGTTTCCCAGATTAAAGAGAGCAAGAGATCTGAAATGACATTGCTAGATCTTTATTCTGGGTGTGGCGCAATGTCAACTGGATTGTGCTTGGGAGCAAATATGGCAGCTGTGAATCTGATCACT AAATGGGCTGTAGATTTTAATCAACATGCCTGTGAAAGTTTGAAGTTAAACCACCCGGAAACAGAG GTCCGGAATGAGCCTGCTGAGGATTTTTTGCAGCTACTAAAAGTGTGGAATAGTCTTTGTCGTCGTTTTTCTTTGATTGGTGGTGATGATTTACAGCCTAGTAGCAATCCTGTGCGTGTTGAGAATGATGTTGCTGATGACGATGATGctcaagaagatgatgaagatgaggaAGTGTTTGAAGTTGACGAAATCTTGTCAATTTGCTATGGTGACCCTAAGAAAATTAAGTTACCCGGGCTTTATTTCAAG ATTCGCTGGAAGGGTTATGGCCCAGAAGAAGACACATGGGAGCCTGAAGATGGCTTGGG TGATTGTGAGGAGAAGCTGAAGCAGTTTGTTCAAAAAGGCTTTGCAAACAAGATTTTGCCTGTACCT GGTGGCGTGGATGTTATCTGTGGAGGCCCACCTTGTCAAGGCATAAGTGGTTTCAATCGATtcagaaataaagaaaaaccatTGGAAGATGAAAAAAACAAGCAACTACTTGTGTATATGGATATTGTTGAGTTTTTGAAACCAAGGTTTGCATTGATGGAAAATGTTGTTGATATCGTTAAGTTTGCAAAAGGATATTTAGGAAGGTATTCACTTGGTCGATTAGTATCAATGAACTACCAAGCTCGTGTTGGGTTAATGACAGCTGGTATGTATGGGCTTCCTCAGTTCAGAATGAGGATGTTTATGTGGGCTGCTGGACCTGGCGAG AAACTACCACAATATCCACTACCTACCCACAAGGTAGTTTCAAGAGGATCATCTCCTGTTGAATTTGAG TCAAATGCGGTTACTTATGATGACCTAAGTGCTGTTGTGTTGGAAAAAGAACTCTTTCTAGAGGACGCAATATCTGATCTCCCCCCT GTTACTAATTTTGAGGAAAAAGATGAAATTCCATACAGAGAGTTGCCGAAAACTGAGTTTCAAAAGTTCATAAGGCTTAAAAAACAAG AAATGCCTGGATTTTCCGGGACTATAGGTGTGGATTCTGCGGATCATTTATTGTATGATCATCTGCCATACAAATGCAACGATGATGATTATCAGCGTGTTTGCCAAATTCCCAAGAAAAAG GGAGCAAATTTTAGAGATTTGGCTGGTGTTCGTGTCAAGAGTGATAATCATGTTGAATTTGATCCGAATGTTGAGAGGGTTCTTCTAGCTTCAGGAAAGCCCTTG GTACCTGATTATGCAATGACATTTGTTGATGGGAGATCGTCTAA ACCTTTTGGACGGCTTTGGTGGGACGAAATTGTACCAACAGTTGTCACTAGGGCAGAGCCTCACAATCAG GCAATTCTTCATCCTGTGCAGGACCGTGTTCTGACTGTTCGTGAAAATGCTAGGCTTCAAGGTTTTCCTGACTACTACAAGCTTGTTGGTCCTATTAAAGAAAG ATACATGCAAGTCGGAAATGCTGTGGCTGTTCCAGTTGCTAGGGCGTTGGGTTATTCCCTTGCGATGTCATGCAAAGGTATTGCCGGTGAAGGACCGGTTTTTACATTACCCAAGAAGTTTCCTAATCTTGAGACAGCTGCATCCGTTCCTTTAATTGAGGAGAATCAGTAG